Proteins from a single region of Megalopta genalis isolate 19385.01 chromosome 3, iyMegGena1_principal, whole genome shotgun sequence:
- the Hipk gene encoding homeodomain interacting protein kinase isoform X5, producing the protein MCDMFIQTQQTSSVNGSSSSSSSSSSNNTVHHHSKKRKLEYNVSQPVIQHALVQSTGDYQLDNTGLQQRYSVNGANTAFSSLHNNNNALQKSSPNQQTLVRASTIKLLDTYQRCSQKRKTWSREGNGDGLAVHSANATNAVGSTVVSQHHTQQQQQLQQQQQQQQQQQQQQQQQHKQTGMTAHSKQVTNAANGGGGGSNPQGDGDYQLVQHEVLYSMTNQYEVLEFLGRGTFGQVVKCWKKGTNEIVAIKILKNHPSYARQGQIEVSILSRLSQENADEFNFVRAYECFQHKSHTCLVFEMLEQNLYDFLKQNKFSPLPLKYIRPILQQVLTALLKLKQLGLIHADLKPENIMLVDPVRQPYRVKVIDFGSASHVSKAVCNTYLQSRYYRAPEIILGLPYCEAIDMWSLGCVVAELFLGWPLYPGSSEYDQIRYISQTQGLPTEHMLNNASKTTKFFYRDMDSTYPFWRLKTPEEHETETGIKSKEARKYIFNCLDDIGQVNVPTDLEGGQLLAEKADRREFIDLLKRMLTMDQVERRITPGEALNHAFVTLAHLVDYAHCNNVKASVQMMEVCRRAGDFTASPAHHQAPPAPQPPPPTSLVANFVPTTNGSAVTFTFNNQLTNQVQRLVREHRTAQTGYDNLYQIYSNSSRRATQYSNSSSGSNSGRSGVHDFPHQLVPGLLCHPPSYQTMPSPAKHVVVAQPPQAQQGPLQIQPSIISQQAVAAAAAAAQQQYAAVPVSMVETGRQMLLTTSWPGGSRQMAAIVPSWQQLPPQHTAIQQPLLSDAGDWGRPLIVDSSAILQDQRPVFPVTEVYNTSALVEHPSQSWAKRSGKHHQHHVTVPQQSQHRHEHKKETQQLSPVKKRVKESTPPSNMRRHSPSGGHWQQQTMQQHHHNSKHSSSHNVEHHQVTSGRQQTITIHDTPSPAVSVITISDSEDETPGKCCGDRQCGACQNLATRLSGDGRPVREEVIRSTQSTPRVVQPMQQTHSTTQSHTNGHVTAHSTSQRTQRKNIISCVTVGDSDGEASPGRAHTHLYQHLPQHPPHQQTTQLIKHEPQQQHHVSSSSSGYSSQSQKKRLLAKVQSECNMVNVATKPEPGVEYLAPHPCHAPACKEPPTYQDDAYDMHDYFLQYVTTSSAHPHLQEQHIVYTTGTDKRVSWPGKRAEYKHEYVQPPAAHSRDHQKWAVANPVHQYRQSQVVGSAAHPGHTHSHHGHPAHLSPGGGGGGRSPAGGPVIGSAQHLGQPLYQEYAHVRSRAHAVPPPVYVTAAPSQAQQQQVPTYQGFTPGWVPRHLVDACISSPLTLYDSSRALPPPAHHSSARPLLASHAAHPLPAHMQPTAVYGLAPLSPAKHQYQPSGLWFTE; encoded by the exons ATGTGTGACATGTTCATCCAAACACAGCAGACGAGTAGCGTCaacggcagcagcagcagcagcagcagcagcagcagtaaCAACACCGTTCACCATCACAGTAAGAAACGGAAGTTGGAGTACAACGTGAGCCAGCCGGTGATCCAGCACGCATTGGTCCAATCGACCGGCGACTACCAATTAGACAATACCGGGCTGCAGCAACGGTACTCCGTGAACGGTGCTAATACCGCGTTTAGCTCGCTGCACAACAATAATAATGCGCTGCAGAAGAGTAGCCCGAACCAACAGACCCTGGTACGAGCCTCGACGATCAAGCTCTTAGACACGTACCAACGCTGTAGCCAGAAG AGAAAGACTTGGTCGAGGGAAGGTAATGGTGACGGCCTGGCAGTCCACTCCGCCAACGCGACGAACGCAGTGGGTAGTACTGTAGTGTCGCAACACCATAcccaacagcaacaacagctgcaacaacaacagcagcagcagcaacaacaacagcagcagcagcagcagcaacacaAGCAGACAGGGATGACGGCGCATAGCAAGCAGGTGACCAACGCTGCCAACGGGGGCGGTGGCGGCAGCAACCCCCAGGGAGATGGAGATTACCAGTTGGTCCAGCACGAAGTTCTCTACTCGATGACCAATCAGTACGAGGTCCTTGAGTTCCTGGGCAGAGGCACTTTTGGACAG GTCGTGAAATGCTGGAAGAAAGGAACGAATGAGATTGTTGCCATCAAAATTTTGAAGAACCATCCATCGTATGCGCGCCAAGGTCAGATTGAG GTCTCCATCCTGTCTCGGCTCAGTCAGGAAAACGCGGATGAGTTCAACTTTGTGCGCGCTTACGAGTGCTTCCAGCACAAGTCCCACACCTGCCTGGTTTTCGAGATGCTCGAGCAGAATCTGTATGattttttgaagcaaaacaaattCTCACCCCTACCATTGAAATACATCCGACCGATTCTTCAGCAAGTACTCACCGCCCTGCTGAAGCTCAAG CAACTGGGGTTGATCCATGCGGACCTCAAGCCAGAGAACATCATGCTGGTGGACCCGGTACGTCAGCCATACCGTGTGAAAGTAATCGACTTTGGGTCGGCCTCCCACGTGTCGAAAGCCGTCTGCAACACGTACCTGCAATCGCGATACTACCGTGCGCCTGAAATTATACTTGGACTTCCGTATTGTGAAGCGATAGATATGTGGTCGCTCGGCTGTGTGGTTGCGGAGTTGTTTTTAGGATGGCCTCTATACCCCGGCAGCTCCGAATATGATCAGATTCGATATATTAGTCAGACGCAAGGCCTACCGACGGAGCATATGTTAAACAACGCCAGCAAAACCACCAAATTCTTTTACAGGGACATGGACA GCACATATCCGTTTTGGCGACTGAAAACACCTGAAGAGCACGAGACCGAGACCGGTATAAAGTCGAAGGAGgcgagaaaatatatttttaactgTCTCGACGATATTGGTCAAGTGAATGTGCCAACTGACCTGGAGGGTGGTCAGCTTCTGGCTGAGAAAGCGGATAGAAGAGAGTTCATTGACCTCTTGAAGAGGATGCTCACAATGGACCAGGTA GAGCGCCGAATAACACCTGGGGAGGCTCTGAATCACGCGTTTGTCACTCTGGCGCATTTGGTCGATTATGCACATTGCAACAACGTCAAGGCTTCCGTCCAGATGATGGAGGTTTGCCGGCGAGCAGGCGACTTCACGGCAAGCCCGGCACATCACCAAGCTCCTCCAGCGCCCCAGCCACCCCCGCCGACGTCGTTAGTAGCGAATTTCGTGCCGACAACGAACGGCAGTGCTGTCACCTTCACCTTCAATAACCAGCTGACCAATCAAGTACAGCGATTGGTCAGAGAGCATCGTACTGCGCAAACGGGATACGATAATCTG TATCAAATATACAGTAACAGTAGTCGCCGTGCAACTCAGTACAGTAACTCATCCAGCGGATCGAATAGTGGGCGAAGTGGGGTGCACGACTTTCCGCATCAATTGGTACCTGGGCTACTTTGTCACCCACCCAGTTATCAGACGATGCCAAGTCCTGCGAAACACGTAGTTGTTGCTCAA CCTCCGCAAGCGCAGCAAGGACCGTTACAGATCCAGCCCTCCATCATATCACAGCAGGCCGTTGCCGCAGCGGCTGCGGCAGCCCAACAACAATATGCGGCTGTGCCTGTGTCGATGGTGGAGACTGGTCGTCAAATGTTGTTAACG ACGTCCTGGCCCGGGGGGAGTCGTCAGATGGCTGCCATCGTGCCATCCTGGCAGCAGTTGCCGCCGCAGCACACAGCAATCCAGCAGCCACTGTTGAGCGACGCTGGAGACTGGGGAAGGCCACTGATCGTGGACAGTTCAGCCATCCTGCAG GATCAGCGGCCAGTGTTCCCTGTCACGGAGGTATATAACACCAGTGCCCTCGTCGAGCATCCTTCGCAGAGCTGGGCAAAGCGTAGCGGGAAACACCATCAGCACCACGTGACGGTGCCTCAGCAGTCGCAACACAGGCACGAGCACAAGAAGGAGACGCAACAGCTGAGTCCTGTGAAAAAGAGGGTGAAGGAGAGCACGCCGCCGAGCAACATGAGACGGCACTCGCCTAGTGGCGGTCATTGGCAGCAGCAGACCATGCAGCAGCACCACCATAACAGCAAGCATAGCAGTAGTCACAACGTAGAACATCATCAGGTTACGTCCGGTCGCCAACAAACCATCACGATCCACGACACGCCGTCGCCGGCAGTTTCCGTTATCACGATCAGTGATAGCGAGGACGAAACACCTGGTAAATG CTGTGGAGATCGCCAGTGCGGAGCCTGTCAAAATTTGGCAACTCGCCTGTCTGGCGATGGACGTCCAGTCCGCGAGGAAGTCATTCGAAG CACGCAATCGACGCCCAGGGTGGTGCAACCGATGCAGCAGACACATTCGACTACCCAGTCCCACACGAACGGACACGTTACTGCACATAGTACGTCACAGAGGACGCAAAGAAAGAACATCATCAGCTGCGTGACCGTTGGCGACAGCGACGGCGAAGCTAGTCCTGGTCGAGCGCACACCCACCTCTACCAACACTTACCTCAGCATCCGCCACATCAACAGACCACGCAATTAATTAAACACGAGCCCCAGCAGCAACATCATGTCAGCAG CAGTAGCTCTGGATACTCCTCGCAGTCGCAGAAGAAACGGTTATTGGCTAAAGTACAGTCCGAGTGCAATATGGTGAATGTCGCGACGAAACCAGAGCCCGGCGTCGAGTACCTTGCCCCACATCCGTGTCACGCGCCAGCTTGTAAAGAGCCACCGACCTATCAG GATGATGCCTATGACATGCATGACTACTTCTTGCAGTATGTGACCACGAGTAGCGCGCATCCTCACCTCCAAGAGCAGCATATCGTGTATACGACCGGCACGGACAAGCGGGTATCGTGGCCTGGCAAGAGGGCTGAGTACAAGCACGAGTACGTTCAACCTCCTGCTGCTCATTCGCGAGACCACCAGAAATGGGCGGTAGCGAACCCTGTGCATCAGTACAG GCAGAGCCAGGTGGTGGGTTCGGCAGCCCATCCGGGTCATACCCACAGCCATCATGGGCATCCGGCCCACCTGAGTCCTGGGGGCGGTGGCGGGGGCAGAAGTCCTGCAGGGGGGCCTGTAATAGGAAGTGCCCAGCATCTGGGACAACCCCTGTACCAGGAGTACGCCCATGTGCGTTCAAGAGCCCATGCCGTACCACCCCCGGTGTACGTAACCGCCGCGCCTTCTCAGGCTCAGCAGCAACAAGTGCCCACCTATCAGGGATTCACACCCGGGTGGGTACCTAGACACCTAGTTGATGCATGCAT CTCGTCTCCATTAACGTTGTATGATTCTAGTCGAGCGTTGCCACCACCAGCTCATCACAGCTCGGCCAGACCGTTGCTCGCGAGTCATGCAGCGCATCCACTGCCTGCACATATGCAGCCAACGGCCGTATACGGATTGGCCCCGCTATCGCCGGCCAAACATCAATATCAACCTTCTGGTTTGTGGTTCACGGAGTAA
- the Hipk gene encoding homeodomain interacting protein kinase isoform X1 encodes MCDMFIQTQQTSSVNGSSSSSSSSSSNNTVHHHSKKRKLEYNVSQPVIQHALVQSTGDYQLDNTGLQQRYSVNGANTAFSSLHNNNNALQKSSPNQQTLVRASTIKLLDTYQRCSQKRKTWSREGNGDGLAVHSANATNAVGSTVVSQHHTQQQQQLQQQQQQQQQQQQQQQQQHKQTGMTAHSKQVTNAANGGGGGSNPQGDGDYQLVQHEVLYSMTNQYEVLEFLGRGTFGQVVKCWKKGTNEIVAIKILKNHPSYARQGQIEVSILSRLSQENADEFNFVRAYECFQHKSHTCLVFEMLEQNLYDFLKQNKFSPLPLKYIRPILQQVLTALLKLKQLGLIHADLKPENIMLVDPVRQPYRVKVIDFGSASHVSKAVCNTYLQSRYYRAPEIILGLPYCEAIDMWSLGCVVAELFLGWPLYPGSSEYDQIRYISQTQGLPTEHMLNNASKTTKFFYRDMDSTYPFWRLKTPEEHETETGIKSKEARKYIFNCLDDIGQVNVPTDLEGGQLLAEKADRREFIDLLKRMLTMDQVERRITPGEALNHAFVTLAHLVDYAHCNNVKASVQMMEVCRRAGDFTASPAHHQAPPAPQPPPPTSLVANFVPTTNGSAVTFTFNNQLTNQVQRLVREHRTAQTGYDNLYQIYSNSSRRATQYSNSSSGSNSGRSGVHDFPHQLVPGLLCHPPSYQTMPSPAKHVVVAQPPQAQQGPLQIQPSIISQQAVAAAAAAAQQQYAAVPVSMVETGRQMLLTNAVQTSWPGGSRQMAAIVPSWQQLPPQHTAIQQPLLSDAGDWGRPLIVDSSAILQDQRPVFPVTEVYNTSALVEHPSQSWAKRSGKHHQHHVTVPQQSQHRHEHKKETQQLSPVKKRVKESTPPSNMRRHSPSGGHWQQQTMQQHHHNSKHSSSHNVEHHQVTSGRQQTITIHDTPSPAVSVITISDSEDETPGKCCGDRQCGACQNLATRLSGDGRPVREEVIRSTQSTPRVVQPMQQTHSTTQSHTNGHVTAHSTSQRTQRKNIISCVTVGDSDGEASPGRAHTHLYQHLPQHPPHQQTTQLIKHEPQQQHHVSSSSSGYSSQSQKKRLLAKVQSECNMVNVATKPEPGVEYLAPHPCHAPACKEPPTYQDDAYDMHDYFLQYVTTSSAHPHLQEQHIVYTTGTDKRVSWPGKRAEYKHEYVQPPAAHSRDHQKWAVANPVHQYRQSQVVGSAAHPGHTHSHHGHPAHLSPGGGGGGRSPAGGPVIGSAQHLGQPLYQEYAHVRSRAHAVPPPVYVTAAPSQAQQQQVPTYQGFTPGWVPRHLVDACISSPLTLYDSSRALPPPAHHSSARPLLASHAAHPLPAHMQPTAVYGLAPLSPAKHQYQPSGLWFTE; translated from the exons ATGTGTGACATGTTCATCCAAACACAGCAGACGAGTAGCGTCaacggcagcagcagcagcagcagcagcagcagcagtaaCAACACCGTTCACCATCACAGTAAGAAACGGAAGTTGGAGTACAACGTGAGCCAGCCGGTGATCCAGCACGCATTGGTCCAATCGACCGGCGACTACCAATTAGACAATACCGGGCTGCAGCAACGGTACTCCGTGAACGGTGCTAATACCGCGTTTAGCTCGCTGCACAACAATAATAATGCGCTGCAGAAGAGTAGCCCGAACCAACAGACCCTGGTACGAGCCTCGACGATCAAGCTCTTAGACACGTACCAACGCTGTAGCCAGAAG AGAAAGACTTGGTCGAGGGAAGGTAATGGTGACGGCCTGGCAGTCCACTCCGCCAACGCGACGAACGCAGTGGGTAGTACTGTAGTGTCGCAACACCATAcccaacagcaacaacagctgcaacaacaacagcagcagcagcaacaacaacagcagcagcagcagcagcaacacaAGCAGACAGGGATGACGGCGCATAGCAAGCAGGTGACCAACGCTGCCAACGGGGGCGGTGGCGGCAGCAACCCCCAGGGAGATGGAGATTACCAGTTGGTCCAGCACGAAGTTCTCTACTCGATGACCAATCAGTACGAGGTCCTTGAGTTCCTGGGCAGAGGCACTTTTGGACAG GTCGTGAAATGCTGGAAGAAAGGAACGAATGAGATTGTTGCCATCAAAATTTTGAAGAACCATCCATCGTATGCGCGCCAAGGTCAGATTGAG GTCTCCATCCTGTCTCGGCTCAGTCAGGAAAACGCGGATGAGTTCAACTTTGTGCGCGCTTACGAGTGCTTCCAGCACAAGTCCCACACCTGCCTGGTTTTCGAGATGCTCGAGCAGAATCTGTATGattttttgaagcaaaacaaattCTCACCCCTACCATTGAAATACATCCGACCGATTCTTCAGCAAGTACTCACCGCCCTGCTGAAGCTCAAG CAACTGGGGTTGATCCATGCGGACCTCAAGCCAGAGAACATCATGCTGGTGGACCCGGTACGTCAGCCATACCGTGTGAAAGTAATCGACTTTGGGTCGGCCTCCCACGTGTCGAAAGCCGTCTGCAACACGTACCTGCAATCGCGATACTACCGTGCGCCTGAAATTATACTTGGACTTCCGTATTGTGAAGCGATAGATATGTGGTCGCTCGGCTGTGTGGTTGCGGAGTTGTTTTTAGGATGGCCTCTATACCCCGGCAGCTCCGAATATGATCAGATTCGATATATTAGTCAGACGCAAGGCCTACCGACGGAGCATATGTTAAACAACGCCAGCAAAACCACCAAATTCTTTTACAGGGACATGGACA GCACATATCCGTTTTGGCGACTGAAAACACCTGAAGAGCACGAGACCGAGACCGGTATAAAGTCGAAGGAGgcgagaaaatatatttttaactgTCTCGACGATATTGGTCAAGTGAATGTGCCAACTGACCTGGAGGGTGGTCAGCTTCTGGCTGAGAAAGCGGATAGAAGAGAGTTCATTGACCTCTTGAAGAGGATGCTCACAATGGACCAGGTA GAGCGCCGAATAACACCTGGGGAGGCTCTGAATCACGCGTTTGTCACTCTGGCGCATTTGGTCGATTATGCACATTGCAACAACGTCAAGGCTTCCGTCCAGATGATGGAGGTTTGCCGGCGAGCAGGCGACTTCACGGCAAGCCCGGCACATCACCAAGCTCCTCCAGCGCCCCAGCCACCCCCGCCGACGTCGTTAGTAGCGAATTTCGTGCCGACAACGAACGGCAGTGCTGTCACCTTCACCTTCAATAACCAGCTGACCAATCAAGTACAGCGATTGGTCAGAGAGCATCGTACTGCGCAAACGGGATACGATAATCTG TATCAAATATACAGTAACAGTAGTCGCCGTGCAACTCAGTACAGTAACTCATCCAGCGGATCGAATAGTGGGCGAAGTGGGGTGCACGACTTTCCGCATCAATTGGTACCTGGGCTACTTTGTCACCCACCCAGTTATCAGACGATGCCAAGTCCTGCGAAACACGTAGTTGTTGCTCAA CCTCCGCAAGCGCAGCAAGGACCGTTACAGATCCAGCCCTCCATCATATCACAGCAGGCCGTTGCCGCAGCGGCTGCGGCAGCCCAACAACAATATGCGGCTGTGCCTGTGTCGATGGTGGAGACTGGTCGTCAAATGTTGTTAACG AACGCTGTGCAGACGTCCTGGCCCGGGGGGAGTCGTCAGATGGCTGCCATCGTGCCATCCTGGCAGCAGTTGCCGCCGCAGCACACAGCAATCCAGCAGCCACTGTTGAGCGACGCTGGAGACTGGGGAAGGCCACTGATCGTGGACAGTTCAGCCATCCTGCAG GATCAGCGGCCAGTGTTCCCTGTCACGGAGGTATATAACACCAGTGCCCTCGTCGAGCATCCTTCGCAGAGCTGGGCAAAGCGTAGCGGGAAACACCATCAGCACCACGTGACGGTGCCTCAGCAGTCGCAACACAGGCACGAGCACAAGAAGGAGACGCAACAGCTGAGTCCTGTGAAAAAGAGGGTGAAGGAGAGCACGCCGCCGAGCAACATGAGACGGCACTCGCCTAGTGGCGGTCATTGGCAGCAGCAGACCATGCAGCAGCACCACCATAACAGCAAGCATAGCAGTAGTCACAACGTAGAACATCATCAGGTTACGTCCGGTCGCCAACAAACCATCACGATCCACGACACGCCGTCGCCGGCAGTTTCCGTTATCACGATCAGTGATAGCGAGGACGAAACACCTGGTAAATG CTGTGGAGATCGCCAGTGCGGAGCCTGTCAAAATTTGGCAACTCGCCTGTCTGGCGATGGACGTCCAGTCCGCGAGGAAGTCATTCGAAG CACGCAATCGACGCCCAGGGTGGTGCAACCGATGCAGCAGACACATTCGACTACCCAGTCCCACACGAACGGACACGTTACTGCACATAGTACGTCACAGAGGACGCAAAGAAAGAACATCATCAGCTGCGTGACCGTTGGCGACAGCGACGGCGAAGCTAGTCCTGGTCGAGCGCACACCCACCTCTACCAACACTTACCTCAGCATCCGCCACATCAACAGACCACGCAATTAATTAAACACGAGCCCCAGCAGCAACATCATGTCAGCAG CAGTAGCTCTGGATACTCCTCGCAGTCGCAGAAGAAACGGTTATTGGCTAAAGTACAGTCCGAGTGCAATATGGTGAATGTCGCGACGAAACCAGAGCCCGGCGTCGAGTACCTTGCCCCACATCCGTGTCACGCGCCAGCTTGTAAAGAGCCACCGACCTATCAG GATGATGCCTATGACATGCATGACTACTTCTTGCAGTATGTGACCACGAGTAGCGCGCATCCTCACCTCCAAGAGCAGCATATCGTGTATACGACCGGCACGGACAAGCGGGTATCGTGGCCTGGCAAGAGGGCTGAGTACAAGCACGAGTACGTTCAACCTCCTGCTGCTCATTCGCGAGACCACCAGAAATGGGCGGTAGCGAACCCTGTGCATCAGTACAG GCAGAGCCAGGTGGTGGGTTCGGCAGCCCATCCGGGTCATACCCACAGCCATCATGGGCATCCGGCCCACCTGAGTCCTGGGGGCGGTGGCGGGGGCAGAAGTCCTGCAGGGGGGCCTGTAATAGGAAGTGCCCAGCATCTGGGACAACCCCTGTACCAGGAGTACGCCCATGTGCGTTCAAGAGCCCATGCCGTACCACCCCCGGTGTACGTAACCGCCGCGCCTTCTCAGGCTCAGCAGCAACAAGTGCCCACCTATCAGGGATTCACACCCGGGTGGGTACCTAGACACCTAGTTGATGCATGCAT CTCGTCTCCATTAACGTTGTATGATTCTAGTCGAGCGTTGCCACCACCAGCTCATCACAGCTCGGCCAGACCGTTGCTCGCGAGTCATGCAGCGCATCCACTGCCTGCACATATGCAGCCAACGGCCGTATACGGATTGGCCCCGCTATCGCCGGCCAAACATCAATATCAACCTTCTGGTTTGTGGTTCACGGAGTAA